One genomic region from Flagellimonas oceani encodes:
- a CDS encoding tetratricopeptide repeat protein: MKKLILAILLIGSTFVNAQDRYSSGMEKAFELWQNQKTTEASNLFERIATAEPDKWLPYYYVSQINTVISFGEKDEEKLSKQLEKAKEFLDVAKAISPDNPEILIQEALINTAWIAFDGATYGMTLSPKNVQLYQKALEIAPDNPRVVLSKAEWDMGSARYFGKDITPYCKDVERALELFATFKSETPFYPTWGKERAEEVLKSCGK; encoded by the coding sequence ATGAAAAAACTTATTTTGGCAATTTTACTTATCGGTTCAACATTTGTAAACGCCCAGGACCGCTATTCCAGCGGAATGGAAAAGGCTTTTGAGCTATGGCAAAACCAAAAAACTACGGAAGCATCAAATTTGTTCGAACGTATCGCAACGGCCGAACCGGATAAATGGTTGCCTTACTACTACGTATCACAGATCAATACGGTAATTTCTTTTGGGGAGAAGGATGAAGAAAAATTGAGCAAACAATTGGAAAAAGCCAAAGAGTTTTTGGATGTTGCCAAGGCCATTTCTCCGGACAATCCAGAAATTCTGATTCAGGAAGCCCTGATCAATACGGCATGGATCGCTTTTGATGGTGCCACGTATGGAATGACACTTTCCCCTAAGAACGTACAATTGTATCAAAAAGCATTGGAAATAGCGCCCGACAATCCAAGGGTAGTACTTTCCAAAGCGGAATGGGACATGGGGTCGGCACGGTATTTTGGAAAGGACATTACTCCCTATTGCAAAGATGTGGAAAGGGCCTTGGAACTTTTTGCTACCTTTAAATCCGAAACTCCGTTTTACCCGACCTGGGGAAAAGAAAGGGCGGAAGAAGTGTTGAAAAGCTGTGGTAAATAG
- a CDS encoding FMN-binding negative transcriptional regulator, with translation MYTPTHYSNNDIEEIKGFLRQNSFGILINIVDNRPWGTHIPLELESDEQGNDILVGHIAKANPQWKHFKDESEVLCIFNGPHAYVSSSWYKEEEVPTWNYIAVHVYGKLSILTEEETMASMHRLVDKYEKGSKNPISLENMSSKTLRQVKGVVGFQVKVSDIQATYKLSQTRSDDHQKIISELKERPDSGSQGIADFMKDKES, from the coding sequence ATGTACACCCCTACCCACTATAGCAATAACGATATTGAAGAAATCAAAGGTTTTTTAAGGCAAAACAGTTTTGGTATTTTGATCAATATTGTGGACAATAGACCGTGGGGGACGCACATTCCCTTGGAACTGGAATCCGATGAGCAAGGAAACGATATTTTGGTGGGACACATAGCTAAAGCCAATCCACAATGGAAACATTTTAAGGATGAGTCCGAAGTACTGTGCATTTTCAACGGACCGCATGCCTATGTCTCATCTTCGTGGTACAAAGAGGAAGAAGTACCCACTTGGAACTACATTGCAGTCCACGTTTACGGAAAGTTGAGCATTCTAACGGAGGAGGAGACCATGGCATCGATGCACCGATTGGTGGATAAATATGAGAAAGGTTCCAAAAACCCGATTTCACTTGAAAATATGTCCTCAAAAACATTGCGGCAAGTAAAGGGCGTTGTAGGGTTTCAAGTTAAGGTTTCGGATATACAGGCAACCTATAAATTATCGCAGACCCGTTCCGATGATCATCAAAAGATAATATCCGAGCTAAAAGAACGCCCCGACTCAGGGAGCCAGGGCATTGCAGATTTTATGAAAGACAAGGAGTCTTGA
- a CDS encoding DUF7677 family protein, translated as MKLSNSFSGALRTFAYFIASGTHYQLHGVDYLNLFGEEPSAIEQAFAIYANVIELDENGNVVNAKYAEKRAVDYIRAYCNPDFEVEPPYEQWEVELHSPPPIKDLI; from the coding sequence ATGAAATTGAGTAACTCATTTAGTGGAGCATTAAGAACATTTGCATATTTCATTGCCAGTGGAACTCACTATCAATTACATGGAGTTGACTATTTGAATTTATTTGGTGAAGAACCAAGTGCTATTGAACAAGCTTTCGCAATATATGCCAACGTGATTGAATTGGATGAAAATGGAAATGTTGTAAATGCAAAATATGCTGAAAAAAGAGCCGTTGATTATATTCGTGCTTACTGCAACCCCGATTTTGAAGTGGAACCACCATATGAGCAATGGGAAGTAGAACTGCATTCTCCACCGCCTATAAAAGATTTGATTTAA
- a CDS encoding PorP/SprF family type IX secretion system membrane protein: MEIKLPTFPQTTFPCPCERYLFAFLVIIFLGLPLQAQEQNGPNVSYDVPFQNLLKFNRFLINPTFSSIREDKSYINFFHRSQSADFANNRQNYFLSYSGRLNDRIGLGLSLYNQRVGIISNLGIMANYSHGIQLGEESSLTFGVNIPYYVSSYDPSRVVALDEDPFLNDAGESSIISFQPGLNLSLGKFDFGVFAQNLVDFNLKSSESLTQFKQKTFSGHVQYVHQLEHGKGIFEDARLMPLARARFEGSEDPVFGGGVIFDLPKLGWIQAGYDQFYGASAGTGFNLNQRLSFGYNFEKSMVNSIANLGVTHEISIAYSFVPNLSKNTFVSNDEEDVQQKKIENSAVAAAGEETKKTEQSSKLDVETTLRPTNKEERAYWEERVAELQEKQEDSYAVIDDLLYKVDSMKQSREQDMEKRFEMVMRLVKRHNGDEIPDMREKAQKLYMADSKDLDSLYNAIDASTATALAANSQSVSKNIEKKSEGTFQGGAFKPIEKYINLEGVGQGHYIVANVFKNETYLKNFMEELKSKGLQAQYFKNPDNGLNYVYLAKYEENELAYQAYRSKMKGKYQDEIWIMHVENSRYANWADAIFQDIE, encoded by the coding sequence ATGGAGATAAAACTACCCACGTTTCCCCAAACTACATTCCCGTGCCCATGTGAGCGTTATCTATTTGCGTTTCTGGTCATTATTTTTCTCGGTCTTCCATTGCAGGCCCAAGAGCAAAATGGTCCCAATGTAAGTTACGATGTACCGTTTCAAAATTTGTTGAAATTCAACCGATTTTTGATCAATCCCACTTTTTCATCCATTCGGGAGGACAAATCGTACATCAATTTTTTCCATCGAAGTCAAAGTGCAGATTTCGCCAACAACCGTCAGAACTACTTTTTGAGTTACAGCGGCCGTCTGAACGATAGAATTGGCTTGGGGCTAAGCCTTTACAACCAGCGAGTTGGCATTATCTCCAATTTGGGCATAATGGCCAATTACTCCCATGGCATACAGCTGGGGGAAGAGAGCAGCCTGACTTTTGGCGTGAACATTCCCTATTATGTGAGCAGTTATGACCCGAGTAGGGTGGTTGCCTTGGATGAAGACCCTTTTTTGAACGATGCTGGCGAAAGTTCCATTATCTCTTTTCAACCCGGGCTGAACCTTAGTTTGGGCAAGTTTGATTTTGGTGTTTTTGCCCAAAATTTGGTGGACTTTAATTTAAAATCCAGTGAATCGCTGACCCAGTTCAAACAAAAAACATTCTCTGGGCATGTACAGTATGTTCACCAGTTGGAACATGGTAAGGGCATTTTTGAGGATGCGCGATTAATGCCATTGGCAAGAGCTCGTTTTGAAGGCAGTGAAGACCCTGTTTTCGGGGGAGGTGTAATTTTTGACCTTCCAAAACTAGGTTGGATACAGGCCGGTTACGATCAATTTTACGGCGCATCCGCAGGAACAGGCTTCAATTTGAACCAACGGTTGTCCTTCGGCTATAATTTTGAGAAAAGCATGGTGAACAGTATTGCCAATTTGGGAGTTACCCACGAAATTTCCATTGCTTACTCTTTTGTGCCCAATCTTTCCAAAAACACATTTGTTTCCAATGATGAAGAAGATGTACAGCAAAAGAAAATTGAAAATTCAGCTGTGGCGGCTGCCGGAGAAGAAACCAAAAAGACGGAACAGAGCAGCAAATTGGATGTAGAGACCACATTGCGCCCCACCAATAAGGAAGAAAGAGCCTACTGGGAGGAACGTGTGGCCGAGTTACAGGAAAAGCAAGAAGACAGCTATGCCGTAATAGACGATCTGCTCTATAAGGTGGATTCCATGAAACAGAGCAGGGAGCAAGATATGGAAAAGCGTTTTGAGATGGTAATGCGCTTGGTAAAACGCCACAATGGGGACGAAATTCCCGATATGAGGGAGAAGGCTCAAAAGCTGTATATGGCCGATAGTAAGGACTTGGATTCCCTGTACAATGCCATTGATGCTTCCACGGCAACCGCCTTGGCCGCAAATTCGCAATCGGTATCTAAAAATATAGAGAAAAAAAGTGAGGGGACTTTTCAGGGAGGAGCCTTCAAGCCCATTGAAAAATATATCAATCTGGAAGGTGTAGGACAAGGGCATTATATTGTGGCGAACGTATTTAAAAACGAGACCTACTTAAAAAACTTCATGGAAGAATTAAAGAGCAAAGGATTACAGGCACAATATTTCAAGAATCCGGATAACGGTCTCAACTATGTCTATTTGGCAAAGTACGAGGAAAATGAATTGGCCTATCAGGCCTATCGATCAAAAATGAAGGGCAAGTACCAAGACGAAATTTGGATCATGCACGTCGAAAACTCAAGATATGCCAACTGGGCCGATGCTATTTTTCAGGATATAGAATAA
- a CDS encoding GNAT family N-acetyltransferase: MDASFTIVPYSEAYKDAFRLLNEEWIIKYFQIEEMDRLALHDPQGYILDKGGYIAVALLNGIPVGVCALIPCPYEGYDFELSKMGVSPTAQGKGIGKLLGLHIIEKAKQLGAKKIFLESNRKLAPALALYKKLGFIEMAKVASPYARSDIQMELSF, translated from the coding sequence ATGGATGCCTCTTTTACCATTGTCCCCTATTCCGAAGCTTATAAAGATGCTTTTAGGCTGCTGAACGAGGAGTGGATCATCAAATATTTCCAAATTGAGGAAATGGACCGTCTTGCACTCCATGATCCACAAGGATATATTTTGGACAAAGGCGGATATATCGCAGTTGCCTTGTTGAATGGAATACCGGTCGGGGTCTGCGCCCTGATTCCTTGCCCGTATGAGGGATATGATTTTGAACTATCCAAAATGGGCGTCTCTCCTACTGCACAGGGCAAAGGGATCGGGAAACTGTTGGGCCTCCATATTATTGAAAAGGCAAAACAACTGGGCGCCAAGAAAATATTTCTGGAAAGCAATAGAAAATTGGCTCCAGCACTGGCACTCTATAAAAAACTCGGCTTTATAGAAATGGCCAAAGTAGCTTCGCCATATGCCCGAAGCGATATTCAGATGGAGCTTAGTTTTTAA
- a CDS encoding DoxX family protein, with translation MGLIKKLNKWANAHTYLILDLIRVLLGIVFFVKGIEFMTHHEEMERLAAPFQNIPGGMILLHYLIPAHFVGGILIVVGLLTRWAAIAQLPLLFGAVLTNFLGQMDTNNLMLAIIVLITSLFFIIYGSGKHSVDYYLKMQQ, from the coding sequence ATGGGTCTCATAAAAAAGCTCAACAAATGGGCCAACGCCCACACCTATCTTATATTGGATTTGATTCGGGTTTTGCTGGGTATTGTTTTTTTTGTCAAGGGTATCGAGTTTATGACCCATCATGAAGAAATGGAACGGTTGGCAGCACCTTTCCAAAATATTCCCGGTGGAATGATCCTTCTGCATTATTTGATCCCCGCCCATTTTGTAGGGGGAATTCTTATAGTGGTCGGGCTGCTCACAAGATGGGCCGCCATAGCTCAACTCCCCCTTTTGTTTGGCGCCGTACTCACCAATTTTTTGGGACAAATGGATACCAACAACCTTATGTTGGCCATCATTGTTCTGATTACGTCCCTGTTTTTTATTATCTACGGTTCGGGAAAGCATTCCGTAGATTATTACCTTAAAATGCAGCAATAG
- a CDS encoding TonB-dependent receptor — MKILINLIITGLCTGAVFAQQTITGKVTDAKNVPIEGANIYLEGTYDGASSDANGNFSFETTEEGLQTLIVSMLSYEPHYEAGDISYFKDLHIKLMESVNTLSGVTLTAGTFEAGDNSKASVLKPLDIVTTAGAAGDFVAALQTLPGTTTVNEDGRLFVRGGTAGETQVFIDGLRVFQPFNATANNTPTRGRFSPFLFKGISFSTGGYSAEYGQALSSVLLLNTTDVPLQEQTEISVMSVGGGLGHTEIWGDQSLSINTSYMNLAPYEALIPSTQGVRWKSPYESISGEAVFRSKGEKSMFKLYTGFNHSNLDIEQEDINFDDYVRFGLKNNNLYFNSSYKYYFGNDWSLTSGASIAWDTNDIGINDDKVDNKETSTHLKVKARKNFSNRFDLSFGTEYFHTNFDETFTDVNTNEFDNGYTDGLWAGFAESDIYLSNKFAMKLGIRATQSSLLDEFKVSPRLSLAYKPGENGQFSLAYGDFYQRPLSDVIKFDGSLSMEKASHYILNYQYINNGKTFRTELYYKDYDQLVKYDSEMPQFNSDYSNSGGGYAQGVDVFWRDSKSIENLDYWFSYSYLDTERDYQNFPERATPNFAPKHNASLVTKYWVDKLRSQVGLSYSYGSGRPYHNPNNPGFMQEKTKSYNNLSFNWAYLIDQQKILYFSVSNLLSLNNVSNYQYANTPDVGGVYNRRAITPPADSFFFVGFFWTISTDGKSNQLDNL; from the coding sequence ATGAAAATTCTTATCAACCTTATTATTACAGGGCTGTGCACGGGAGCTGTTTTTGCCCAACAGACCATCACAGGGAAAGTAACCGATGCAAAGAACGTTCCCATAGAAGGGGCCAATATCTACTTGGAGGGCACTTATGATGGCGCATCTTCGGATGCCAACGGAAATTTTAGTTTTGAGACCACGGAGGAAGGCCTTCAAACGCTTATTGTCTCCATGTTGTCCTATGAACCGCACTACGAGGCTGGCGATATTTCCTATTTTAAGGATTTGCACATCAAATTAATGGAATCCGTCAACACCCTATCCGGTGTTACCTTGACAGCCGGTACTTTTGAAGCTGGTGACAATTCCAAGGCATCGGTATTAAAACCATTGGATATTGTGACCACTGCCGGTGCTGCCGGAGATTTTGTGGCCGCTTTGCAGACCCTGCCGGGCACCACAACCGTCAACGAGGATGGACGCTTGTTCGTAAGGGGAGGAACAGCGGGCGAAACCCAAGTTTTTATCGATGGCCTCCGGGTATTTCAGCCGTTCAATGCCACAGCGAACAATACGCCTACCCGTGGGAGGTTCTCCCCATTTCTATTTAAAGGAATTTCTTTTAGTACGGGAGGGTATTCTGCCGAGTACGGTCAAGCGTTGTCCAGCGTATTACTGCTCAACACCACGGATGTTCCCTTGCAAGAGCAAACCGAAATCTCCGTAATGAGCGTTGGGGGCGGGCTGGGGCATACCGAAATCTGGGGAGACCAATCGTTGAGCATCAACACCTCCTACATGAACCTGGCCCCCTACGAAGCCTTGATTCCTTCCACCCAAGGAGTTCGATGGAAAAGTCCTTATGAATCCATTTCGGGCGAGGCCGTTTTTAGGAGCAAAGGCGAAAAAAGTATGTTCAAACTGTACACAGGGTTCAACCATTCCAATCTGGATATTGAGCAAGAGGACATCAATTTTGATGATTATGTACGTTTCGGTTTGAAGAACAACAACCTGTATTTCAATTCATCCTATAAATATTATTTTGGGAACGATTGGAGTCTTACCTCGGGTGCTTCCATTGCATGGGACACTAACGATATAGGTATTAATGATGACAAGGTAGATAACAAGGAAACATCTACGCACCTCAAGGTCAAGGCCCGTAAAAATTTCAGTAATCGGTTCGATTTGAGTTTTGGGACGGAATATTTCCACACCAATTTTGATGAAACCTTTACCGATGTAAATACCAATGAGTTTGATAATGGATACACGGATGGATTATGGGCCGGTTTTGCCGAATCCGACATTTATTTGAGCAACAAATTCGCCATGAAGTTGGGCATAAGGGCCACACAAAGCAGTTTGTTGGATGAGTTTAAAGTGTCCCCAAGGCTGTCATTGGCCTACAAACCTGGGGAAAACGGACAATTTTCCTTGGCCTATGGCGATTTTTACCAGAGACCGCTTTCAGATGTCATAAAGTTTGATGGAAGTTTGTCCATGGAGAAAGCTTCGCATTACATTTTGAACTATCAATACATAAACAATGGAAAAACCTTTAGAACGGAGCTTTACTATAAGGATTATGACCAATTGGTAAAGTATGATTCGGAAATGCCACAGTTCAATTCCGATTACAGTAATTCCGGAGGGGGATATGCCCAAGGAGTAGATGTTTTTTGGAGAGACAGTAAGAGCATTGAAAATTTGGATTACTGGTTTTCCTACTCTTATTTGGATACCGAGCGCGATTACCAAAATTTTCCTGAACGGGCGACCCCGAATTTTGCACCAAAGCACAATGCTTCGCTGGTAACCAAATATTGGGTGGACAAGTTGCGCTCTCAAGTAGGGTTATCATATTCTTACGGCTCGGGAAGGCCTTACCACAATCCGAACAACCCTGGTTTTATGCAAGAAAAAACCAAATCGTACAACAACTTGAGCTTTAACTGGGCCTATCTCATCGACCAGCAAAAAATCCTGTACTTCTCTGTTAGCAATTTATTGAGCCTAAACAACGTCAGTAATTACCAATATGCCAACACCCCCGATGTAGGTGGCGTGTACAATAGAAGGGCCATAACGCCACCGGCGGACAGTTTTTTCTTTGTAGGCTTCTTTTGGACGATAAGCACGGACGGCAAAAGCAATCAACTGGATAACCTTTAG
- a CDS encoding DUF2141 domain-containing protein translates to MKTLTLVLSLFLVSIAGIAQEKTGVDITVTIDNITNDEGKVLAGLHTEETFMKGPGVQNLQSAIADGKVTLTFTNVAPGTYAIMAMHDANENNRMDYESNGMPKEGYGMSGNDMTMGPPTFNSAKFTVGEEDMEFTIRF, encoded by the coding sequence ATGAAAACTCTGACACTAGTATTAAGTCTCTTTTTAGTGAGTATTGCAGGAATCGCACAAGAAAAAACAGGTGTGGACATTACCGTGACCATCGATAACATCACCAATGATGAAGGTAAGGTGCTTGCCGGTCTGCATACCGAAGAAACCTTTATGAAAGGACCGGGCGTCCAAAATCTACAAAGTGCCATTGCAGATGGTAAAGTCACCTTGACCTTTACCAATGTGGCCCCTGGCACCTATGCGATCATGGCCATGCACGATGCCAATGAAAACAATCGTATGGATTATGAATCCAACGGAATGCCCAAAGAAGGCTACGGCATGTCGGGCAACGATATGACGATGGGACCACCGACCTTTAACAGCGCCAAATTTACTGTTGGCGAAGAAGATATGGAGTTTACCATTCGGTTCTAG
- a CDS encoding LysR substrate-binding domain-containing protein encodes MTITQLQYVLAVAEHKNFTLAAEKSFVTQPTLSMQVQKLEDELDVLIFDRGKKPITITEVGKKIVAQAKNIVAEAERIKDIVDQDKGYIGGDYTLGIIPTVMPTLLPMFLNSFIKKYPKVNLIIKEQSTQTMIKNIMDGHLDAGIAATPLEIEFIKERPLYYEPFVGYVPKNHRLASENELTTSDLDVNDVLLLQDGHCFREGVINLCKASKNLRGEHFKIESGSFETLVSLADEGMGMTLLPYLNTLHLDKEKATNLKSFQTPSPAREISMIYHKSELKIQITDALREVISSIVRGAIAFQDVKIVSPLSKN; translated from the coding sequence ATGACCATTACCCAACTTCAATATGTGTTAGCCGTGGCCGAGCACAAGAACTTTACCTTGGCCGCGGAAAAGAGCTTTGTTACCCAACCTACACTGAGCATGCAGGTTCAAAAGTTGGAGGACGAACTGGATGTACTCATTTTTGACAGGGGCAAAAAGCCCATAACCATAACCGAAGTGGGCAAAAAAATAGTTGCCCAAGCAAAAAACATCGTGGCAGAAGCCGAGCGCATCAAAGATATTGTAGATCAGGACAAGGGTTATATCGGTGGCGACTACACCTTGGGAATCATACCCACCGTAATGCCAACATTGCTCCCCATGTTCTTGAACTCGTTCATAAAAAAATATCCAAAAGTAAACCTGATTATAAAGGAACAGTCTACCCAGACCATGATCAAGAATATTATGGACGGGCATTTGGATGCCGGCATTGCTGCGACACCCCTTGAAATTGAATTTATTAAGGAACGTCCCCTGTACTATGAACCTTTTGTTGGGTATGTCCCGAAGAATCACCGCTTGGCTTCGGAAAATGAACTGACCACAAGCGATCTAGATGTGAACGATGTGCTTTTGTTACAGGATGGACATTGTTTTCGAGAGGGGGTCATCAACCTATGCAAAGCCTCCAAAAACCTGCGCGGCGAGCATTTTAAGATAGAGAGCGGAAGTTTTGAAACTTTGGTGAGCTTGGCAGATGAAGGTATGGGAATGACCTTGTTGCCCTACTTGAACACCCTGCACTTGGATAAAGAAAAAGCGACTAACCTTAAATCTTTCCAGACCCCTTCCCCCGCCCGGGAAATAAGTATGATCTATCATAAAAGTGAACTTAAAATACAAATAACGGACGCACTGAGAGAGGTCATTTCCAGCATTGTTCGTGGAGCCATTGCTTTTCAGGACGTGAAAATCGTAAGCCCCTTGTCCAAAAATTAA
- a CDS encoding D-alanyl-D-alanine carboxypeptidase, whose product MLKKHKTKFKVLITRCFIGTILLSGCSSIKKTINSKIEDDNLQNSFHGLVVIDANSHKEIYNLNGDKYFTPASNTKVVTFYTGLNLLPKNIPTLKYVVANDTIFIEGTGDPTWLHPYFMDSTAINWLKKQRTIALYTKNHDEQRYGPGWAWEDYDTYFSPEKSTLPFYGNVVTISNNEALEVSPKTFFDKTLVKDTTIKREEFHNQFYISPTEKDTLEVPFMTSDSLTKQLLETAIGKEIILTPHFPDSEKQMLYGMETDSIYKRMLLKSDNFLAEQLLFAASGMISDTLSTQNAIEFMLDNQFKDLEHRPRWVDGSGLSRYNLFTPKSFVQILQKLHQEIPEERLFALFPMWGPDNTVEKWEDPTTEPFLFAKSGSFGNNYNLSGYVKTKSGKLLIFSFMNNHFRIPSKVIRKTMYATLKSLHENY is encoded by the coding sequence ATGCTCAAAAAACATAAAACCAAATTTAAAGTACTGATAACAAGATGTTTTATAGGCACCATCTTACTGTCCGGTTGCAGTTCCATCAAAAAAACGATCAATTCAAAAATAGAGGACGATAACCTTCAAAACTCTTTCCACGGATTGGTGGTCATTGATGCCAACAGCCATAAAGAAATCTACAATCTGAATGGGGATAAATACTTTACCCCGGCCAGTAACACCAAGGTCGTGACTTTTTACACCGGCCTTAATTTGCTGCCCAAAAATATACCGACCCTCAAGTATGTAGTCGCCAACGACACCATTTTTATAGAGGGGACTGGCGACCCTACATGGTTACACCCTTATTTTATGGACAGTACGGCCATAAATTGGTTAAAAAAACAAAGAACCATAGCACTTTATACCAAAAATCATGATGAGCAACGGTATGGGCCTGGCTGGGCATGGGAAGATTATGATACTTATTTCTCGCCCGAAAAATCCACTTTACCGTTTTACGGGAATGTTGTCACGATTTCCAATAATGAAGCATTGGAAGTTTCTCCCAAAACTTTCTTTGACAAAACTCTGGTGAAGGACACGACGATAAAGCGTGAGGAGTTCCACAACCAATTTTACATCTCACCAACCGAAAAAGACACTTTGGAAGTTCCTTTTATGACCAGCGATAGTTTAACGAAGCAACTATTGGAAACGGCTATTGGAAAAGAAATTATACTTACCCCACACTTTCCCGATAGCGAGAAACAAATGCTGTACGGTATGGAAACCGACTCTATTTACAAACGCATGCTATTGAAAAGCGACAACTTTTTGGCGGAACAATTATTGTTCGCAGCTTCGGGCATGATTTCCGATACCTTGAGCACACAAAATGCCATAGAATTTATGTTGGACAATCAGTTTAAGGATTTGGAACACCGCCCGCGTTGGGTAGATGGTTCCGGGCTCTCCCGATACAATCTCTTCACGCCAAAATCCTTTGTTCAAATTCTTCAAAAACTTCACCAGGAAATCCCGGAAGAGCGCCTGTTTGCACTTTTTCCAATGTGGGGCCCGGACAATACTGTTGAAAAATGGGAAGACCCGACCACGGAGCCATTTCTATTTGCCAAATCAGGCTCGTTTGGGAACAATTATAATTTGAGCGGCTATGTCAAGACCAAATCGGGGAAATTGCTCATCTTCAGTTTTATGAACAATCATTTTAGAATTCCCTCAAAAGTGATTAGAAAAACTATGTATGCTACCTTAAAAAGCCTCCACGAAAATTACTGA
- the nudK gene encoding GDP-mannose pyrophosphatase NudK yields the protein MKYGNVRNIEKELLSDNWYTLNKITFEYQREDGSWEKQSREAYDRGNGAAILLYNLKKGKVVLTRQFRMPTYVNGNTDGMMIEACAGLLEKGNAEETIKMEVEEETGYKIDKVKKVFESYMSPGSVTEILYFFIGQYEDAMKVSEGGGAEDETENIEVLELDFKEAISMVQSGEIKDAKTIMLLQYAQIHGIFDQ from the coding sequence ATGAAATATGGAAATGTAAGAAACATTGAAAAAGAACTCCTCTCTGACAATTGGTACACGCTGAACAAAATAACGTTTGAGTATCAGCGAGAGGACGGTAGCTGGGAAAAACAATCCCGTGAAGCTTACGATAGGGGGAATGGGGCCGCAATTTTGCTTTACAATCTAAAAAAAGGAAAAGTAGTGCTTACCAGACAATTTCGAATGCCCACTTATGTCAATGGCAACACGGATGGAATGATGATCGAGGCCTGTGCGGGACTACTGGAAAAAGGAAATGCCGAGGAAACCATAAAAATGGAAGTAGAGGAGGAGACCGGGTACAAAATTGATAAGGTAAAAAAGGTCTTTGAATCCTATATGTCCCCTGGTTCGGTAACCGAGATTCTTTATTTTTTTATTGGGCAGTATGAAGATGCCATGAAAGTAAGTGAGGGCGGCGGAGCCGAGGACGAGACAGAGAATATCGAAGTTTTGGAACTGGATTTTAAAGAAGCGATAAGTATGGTGCAATCAGGTGAAATCAAAGATGCCAAGACCATTATGTTGTTGCAATACGCCCAAATTCACGGAATTTTTGATCAGTAA
- a CDS encoding DUF2461 domain-containing protein, producing MNFNDLFHFLEELQQNNNKEWMDANRKWYKSLRNDFITWLDDLDMTMAQLHDDYYPTPGKKGINRINNNLMFHPNKPIYKDHFGAGLDKAPNSADFYIEIGLKHCLLAGGRWRPDSKTLRSIRDAIDYNGEELQKILDKPSFKKMFGGLYEDEKLVSSPKGFSNDHPHIELLRNKTFAVEYQLTRADVLSDDFKEKIVAVYKEMLPFRQYLNQAVTV from the coding sequence ATGAATTTCAACGACCTGTTCCATTTTCTGGAAGAATTGCAACAAAACAACAACAAGGAATGGATGGATGCGAACCGTAAATGGTACAAATCCCTCCGTAACGACTTCATCACTTGGTTGGACGATTTGGATATGACGATGGCTCAGCTCCATGATGATTATTATCCAACTCCCGGCAAAAAAGGCATCAATCGAATCAACAATAATTTGATGTTCCACCCGAACAAGCCCATCTACAAAGACCATTTTGGGGCAGGTTTGGACAAAGCGCCCAATTCAGCGGATTTTTATATCGAAATTGGCCTGAAGCATTGCCTGTTGGCAGGTGGTCGCTGGCGACCCGATTCCAAAACGCTACGCAGTATCCGCGATGCCATCGATTATAATGGTGAAGAGTTGCAAAAGATTTTGGACAAACCATCCTTCAAAAAAATGTTCGGTGGACTGTACGAGGATGAAAAACTGGTGTCATCGCCCAAAGGGTTTTCCAACGACCACCCACATATCGAATTGCTACGCAACAAAACCTTCGCTGTGGAATATCAATTGACAAGAGCAGATGTCCTTAGCGATGATTTCAAAGAAAAAATTGTTGCCGTTTATAAAGAAATGCTTCCCTTTAGGCAATATTTAAATCAAGCCGTAACGGTTTAA